The DNA window GGATCTTCTTGTTGGCGCGCCACACAATTCCCCAGACATTGAGCAGAAGGAAGAATCCCATTCCGCCGCCAATTCCGATGGCGAGGGAACGATTGCTCTCCCAGCCGTGCGAGTTGATGCGAAGGAAGAGCCAGCTTGCGGCTATCATCACTACTGCCGATCCGATGAAGAGCAGGGCAGCATTTCCGACACGCAGCAACGCGTAAAAGATGATCCAGACAACGATCCAGATCAGGATCCAACTGCCGAAGAATGCCCCGGCATTTCCGTGCCCGTTCTTGGCTTCGGCTCCTGCGATCTGGCCGAAATAGGCGAAGCCGCTTAGGACGGCCACAAGAGAAGCCCAGCGGAACCAATTCAGCGTCGGCCACATCAGCGGGGGCAGCACGCGCGTGCGCGTCGCAGGATCGAGTCCGGCAGAAAACTGAGTGCTGACGAGGTTGAAGAAATAAAGGAAGCCGATCCAGATAATAGAGCTCACGATGTGAAGCCAGCGCCAGAACAGCTCGACGTTGACGGTCATGCCCTGCGGCCAGTGAACGAGAGGTGCGGCGGGGGCCATTCGCGTGGTCTACCGCCAAACCAGGAAAGCGATGCCTGCTATCAGTACCGCAAGCGTAGCGGAGACGGCGGTGCAAAGCAGCAGCGTAATGCCAAACTCAAATGGATTTCCCGGAGTCTGGTTGTGCGGTTGGTAATCGCTCATGCGGACTAATGTATGACCTGCACGCCTGAGTATGCAACTCGGGCGAGATGGCTTACACTTTCGGTTTCAAAATATGCGGCCAACACTCCTGCTTGGGTTTCTGTTAGCTCTTCCGATTGCCGCGCAGCAACTGCCGCAAGCTGGCTCGGCAAAATCCGCGCCTACCGTGCAGGAGAAGCTTGGATATCCGGCAACCGCGCGGCTGCTCATTATTCATGCCGACGATTTTGGGATGTCGCATTCCGTGAATCGTGCAATCTCGCAGGCGTTAGAGAACGGTTGGGTGACGTCGGCTAGCATTCTCGTGCCATGTCCCTGGCTTCCGGAAGTCGCGCGGTGGGCGCAGTCGCACCAGCAAGCCGATTTGGGAATTCATCAGGCGCTCAACAGCGAGTGGCGGGATTTTCGGTGGGGGCCGGTAAGTTCGAAGGACAAAGTTCCGAGTCTGCTCGATGAGCAAGGATATCTTCCACTCCTCGAAAGTCAGGTTGTACCGCGAGCCAAGCCTGCTGAAGTAGAAACCGAGCTGCACGCGCAAATCGACCGAGCGCGCGGCATGGGCATTCCTCTAACCCACCTCGACACGCACATGGGTGCGCTTCTGGGATCGCCTGGGCTGATCCAGGTCTACCGCAAGGTCGCGCAAGACTATCACCTGCCGATTCCGCTGAAGCGAGCTAAGAACAGCGACCAGCTCACGTTGGCGCCATCGGAAGGGCTGGTTGATGAAGTTCTGCAGATCACTCCCGGCGTGCCGCCCGAGCAGTGGTGGAAGACCTACGAGAACATGCTCCAACCGCTCGGGCCGGGTGTGTATGAATTAATCGTTCACCTTGCGTATGACGATGATGAAATGCGCGGCGCGACTTGGAATCATCCTGACTGGGGCGCGGCATGGCGTCAGCATGACTTTGACATGGTGAAGAGTTCGGAGTTCCGGCAGTTTTTGAAGGACCAAGGATTCGTGCTCGTCGGCTGGAAGGATTTGGCACGTGCTTGGGCAAAGTAAGTTTGTATTTCCCGCAGCACGAAAAGAAACGGAAACCATGAATACCGTCGTCCCTCGCGCGGTTGTTTCGCGCGGGGGATCTGCTTCTCTCTTGGTCCATTCAACAAGAACGGGACAGCAGATCCCCCGCTCCGCAGCTAAGTTTCTCGCCCTGGAAGCTACATCGCTGCGGAGCGAGGGATGACAGTTCTAAATGAGAACTGCAGTGTGAGTCGTACGAAGAGCCATCACTTAGGAGGAAGCATTGTCATCATTCAGATCGTTGCTTGCCTGGATTCTCATCCTTACTTTTGTTCCATTCAGTTCAGCACAGCAGACGCCTTCCGCAAATAATTCACCGAAAACTTTGATCGGATACACAACCGACTCCTCGCGCGCAGAGCGGGAGTGGGAGCAGAAGTTCCGCGAGATTCCCGCGCCCGATCAGCTGCGCGAGAACATGCGTCGGCTGAGTGCATTCCCGCATCACGTCGGCTCGGCGTACGACAAGGACAATGCTGAGTGGATGCTAGCGAAGTTCAAATCATGGGGCTTCGATGCCCAGATTGAGAGTTTCGACGTTCTCTTTCCCACTCCGAAAGAGCGGGTGGTTGAACTGATCGCGCCGACAAAGTATCGCGCCAAACTGGAGGAGCCCCCGGTTGCGGGCGATCCAACGTCGAGCCAGACACAACAGCAACTGCCAACGTACAACGCTTACTCGGCTGACGGCGATGTGACCGGTCCTCTGGTCTACGTGAACTATGGAATGCGCGACGACTATGACCAGCTCGATCGCATGGGCATTTCGGTAAAAGGCGCGATTGTGATCGCGCGTTACGGCGGCGGATGGCGGGGTATCAAGCCGAAGGTTGCGTATGAGCATGGCGCAAAGGGCTGCATCATCTACTCCGATCCCGCTGACGATGGCTATGCTCCGGGCGATGTTTATCCCAAGGGCGCATACCGTCCGAAAGAAGGCGTGCAGCGCGGAAGCGTGGAAGACACGGATTATCCCGGCGATCCGCTCACTCCCGGTGTTGGCGCTACCAAAGACGCGAAGCGACTGGCGATCAGTGAGAGCAAGGTCATTCAGAAAATTCCCGTGCTGCCCATCTCGTACGAAGACGCGCAGCCGCTGCTGGCTGCGATGGGCGGCGAAGTGGTGCCGGAGAAGTGGGCGGGCGGACTGCCGATTACCTATCACATGGGGCCCGGACCGGCGCAAGTGCACCTCGTCGTGAAGTCGAATTGGGACATCAAGCCTCTTTACGACGTTATAGCGCGAGTCCCTGGATCGACTTATCCGGATGAATGGGTGATCCGCGGCAATCATCACGATGCCTGGGTGAACGGCGC is part of the Terriglobales bacterium genome and encodes:
- a CDS encoding urate hydroxylase PuuD, whose protein sequence is MAPAAPLVHWPQGMTVNVELFWRWLHIVSSIIWIGFLYFFNLVSTQFSAGLDPATRTRVLPPLMWPTLNWFRWASLVAVLSGFAYFGQIAGAEAKNGHGNAGAFFGSWILIWIVVWIIFYALLRVGNAALLFIGSAVVMIAASWLFLRINSHGWESNRSLAIGIGGGMGFFLLLNVWGIVWRANKKILRWMEAAGKNGSPMPPEAATLARQAALTSRFSFDLTLVIIFFMAAASHFPLFGV
- a CDS encoding polysaccharide deacetylase family protein; the encoded protein is MRPTLLLGFLLALPIAAQQLPQAGSAKSAPTVQEKLGYPATARLLIIHADDFGMSHSVNRAISQALENGWVTSASILVPCPWLPEVARWAQSHQQADLGIHQALNSEWRDFRWGPVSSKDKVPSLLDEQGYLPLLESQVVPRAKPAEVETELHAQIDRARGMGIPLTHLDTHMGALLGSPGLIQVYRKVAQDYHLPIPLKRAKNSDQLTLAPSEGLVDEVLQITPGVPPEQWWKTYENMLQPLGPGVYELIVHLAYDDDEMRGATWNHPDWGAAWRQHDFDMVKSSEFRQFLKDQGFVLVGWKDLARAWAK